One genomic region from Halobacteriovorax vibrionivorans encodes:
- a CDS encoding polysaccharide deacetylase family protein: MDKKKVLMIHEVFDWMLDLDLSDYIITFDDGLYSQYKKLEHFKKFNTPKIYFISTGILASEDIEQNESVIECAKAHELYFKNEDTSNYMKWSQVKEIASTKNCFIGGHSHAHRDLRSNTSIKDLHLHLKDDTDLMLKKFKENGIEIQDFCFPYNYEAPLYKEILKQNGIINFFGKERVAIEDLKNAI; this comes from the coding sequence ATGGATAAGAAGAAAGTTTTAATGATTCATGAGGTATTTGACTGGATGTTAGATCTTGATCTATCTGACTATATTATAACGTTTGATGATGGACTATATTCACAATACAAAAAACTAGAACATTTCAAAAAATTTAATACACCTAAGATATATTTTATTTCAACGGGGATTTTGGCCAGTGAAGACATTGAACAAAATGAATCAGTAATTGAATGTGCAAAAGCACATGAACTCTACTTCAAAAACGAAGACACTAGCAATTATATGAAATGGAGTCAGGTTAAAGAAATTGCTTCAACCAAGAATTGCTTCATAGGCGGGCATTCTCATGCTCATCGCGACCTAAGAAGTAACACAAGTATAAAAGATCTTCATCTACATCTAAAAGACGATACCGACTTAATGCTTAAGAAATTCAAGGAAAATGGAATAGAAATTCAAGATTTCTGCTTCCCATATAATTATGAAGCACCTCTATACAAAGAAATATTAAAACAAAATGGCATTATTAATTTCTTTGGCAAAGAAAGAGTTGCGATAGAGGATCTAAAAAATGCAATATGA